Proteins encoded in a region of the Tubulanus polymorphus chromosome 10, tnTubPoly1.2, whole genome shotgun sequence genome:
- the LOC141911703 gene encoding glycine--tRNA ligase-like, whose translation MLLPHLCRHLLVQFSSIPTSRHLFQKTSHRLKQAANWGTKQKRLKLLETVRKMSDPKIEEILAPFRMRVKEQGDLVRKLKEEKAPELDVKKAVSDLKHRKKELEDKELSLAPKDDFDRAKLEDLLKQRFFYDQAFSIYGGVQGLFDFGPMGCAVKANAISAWRKFFILEEQMLEVDCSMLTPEPVLVASGHVERFSDYMVKDLKNGECFRADHLIEAHLEKLMADKKTAENVKEDAKKIIPIIDNMDSKAMHECMMKFNMKSPITGNDLSEPIEFNLMFSTSIGPAGNYKGYLRPETAQGIFVNFKRLLEFNQGKLPFAAAQIGNSFRNEISPRSGLIRVREFTMAEIEHFCDPDEKDHPKFADVADLKMNLYSACNQMDGKGVEVCTVADAVSKGLIANQTLGYYMARINMFMVKVGVDPTKLRFRQHMSNEMAHYACDCWDAECKTSYGWVECVGCADRSCYDLKQHTKATGVRLCAEKKLPEPRVVDVIECQPQKSIIGKQFKKDAKIITDYLSKLDQSAVIDLEQKLTNNTSVKVTINDQEFEITPNMVTVKKYQKKEFVEDVVPSVIEPSFGIGRVLYSIFEHNFRMREGDEQRTYLSLPAIIAPYKCSVLPLSNNPEFTPLVKSLSSELTRADVSHKVDDSSGSIGRRYARTDQIAIPFGITVDFDSLKQPHTATLRERDSMKQIRVPMSELPTLVNDLSNGRSQWDEVITKYPVFEQQEATTK comes from the exons ATGTTATTGCCCCATCTTTGTCGACATCTGTTGGTTCAGTTCAGCTCGATCCCGACAAGCCGACATCTATTCCAGAAAACCAGCCATCGACTGAAACAAGCCGCTAATTGGGGAACCAAGCAAAAACGATTGAAACTTCTCGAAACCGTTCGTAAAATGTCAGACCCGAAAATTGAAGAGATTCTGGCCCCGTTCCGAATGAGGGTCAAGGAACAG GGCGACCTCGTTAGAAAGTTGAAAGAAGAAAAAGCCCCAGAATTGGACGTGAAAAAAGCCGTATCCGATTTGAAACATAGGAAAAAAGAGCTCGAAGACAAG GAACTGTCTCTGGCGCCGAAAGATGATTTTGATCGAGCGAAATTGGAAGATCTTTTAAAACAGCGATTTTTCTACGATCAAGCTTTCTCCATATATGGAG GTGTCCAgggtttatttgattttggacCGATGGGTTGCGCCGTAAAAGCGAATGCTATTTCCGCTTGGAGGAAATTTTTCATATTGGAGGAACAAATGTTGGAGGTCGACTGCAGCATGTTAACTCCCGAACCGGTACTAGT TGCGTCCGGACATGTGGAAAGATTCTCTGATTATATggtaaaagatttaaaaaatggtGAATGTTTCCGAGCTGATCATCTGATCGAAG CGCATCTCGAAAAACTGATGGCCGATAAAAAAACGGCTGAAAATGTAAAAGAAGACGCGAAAAAGATAATTCCAATC ATTGATAACATGGACTCGAAGGCGATGCACGAATGTATGatgaaattcaacatgaaatcTCCGATCACCGGTAACGACTTATCTGAACCGATCGAATTCAATCTGATGTTCAGCACTTCAATCGGACCCGCTGGAAATTACAAAGG gTATCTTCGTCCGGAAACCGCTCAGGGAATATTCGTCAATTTTAAACGATTGTTAGAATTCAATCAGGGTAAACTACCGTTCGCTGCGGCCCAGATCGGTAACTCGTTCCGTAACGAGATATCGCCGCGGTCCGGACTGATCCGAGTACGCGAGTTCACGATGGCCGAAATCGAACATTTCTGCGACCCGGACGAGAAAGATCATCCGAAATTCGCAGACGTCGCcgatttaaagatgaatttatATTCGGCGTGTAATCAGATGGACGGGAAGGGGGTCGAGGTGTGCACAGTAGCAGACGCTGTCAGTAAG GGTCTGATCGCTAACCAGACGTTGGGTTACTACATGGCGCGAATTAACATGTTTATGGTGAAGGTCGGTGTGGACCCTACTAAATTACGATTCAGACAGCACATGTCTAACGAGATGGCTCACTACGCCTGTGATTGCTGGGACGCTGAATGCAAAACTTCTTAT ggTTGGGTAGAATGTGTCGGCTGCGCTGATCGGTCGTGCTATGATTTGAAACAGCACACGAAGGCGACTGGAGTTCGACTTTGTGCCGAGAAAAAACTGCCGGAACCA CGTGTGGTGGATGTGATCGAGTGTCAACCGCAGAAAAGTATCATCGGAAAACAGTTTAAAAAAGACGCCAAAATCATCACGGATTATTTGAGTAAACTCGACCAATCAGCAGTGATCGATTTAGAACAGAAACTGACCAATAATAC GTCTGTGAAAGTGACGATCAACGATCAGGAATTTGAGATCACTCCAAATATGGTAACGGTGAAAAAATACCAAAAGAAAGAATTTG ttgaagatGTTGTACCGTCAGTAATTGAGCCGTCATTCGGTATCGGGAGAGTCTTGTATTCTATATTCGAACACAATTTCAGAATGAGAGAAGGCGATGAACAAAGAACG taTCTGAGTCTCCCGGCTATCATAGCGCCGTACAAGTGTTCAGTTCTACCTCTCAGTAACAACCCGGAATTTACTCCTCTTGTTAAGAGTTTAT CGAGTGAATTAACGAGAGCAGACGTCAGTCACAAGGTCGACGACAGCAGCGGATCGATCGGCAGACGTTACGCTAGAACCGATCAGATCGCGATTCCGTTCGGAATCACCGTCGACTTCGATTCGTTGAAACAACCGCACACGGCCACGTTACGAGAACGTGATTCTATGAAACAGATTCGAGTCCCG aTGAGTGAACTACCTACTCTTGTGAATGATTTATCAAACGGCCGATCGCAATGGGACGAAGTGATTACAAAATACCCAGTGTTTGAACAACAAGAGGCTACTACCAAGTAG
- the LOC141912047 gene encoding tRNA N6-adenosine threonylcarbamoyltransferase, mitochondrial-like, translated as MSIRILRPVKNSLTICRLCKNAHRTTLNVRDSSVKCRWRRYYTVESNSRADDGGPVLKVLGIETSCDDTGAAVVDSRGNILGECLHSQNKAHLQHGGIIPSLAKRYHQVNIHRVVQTALQQAKLDLKDVDAIATTVKPGLTLCLQVGLDYTKYLVQQSRRPFLPIHHMEAHALTVRLIDKVEFPFLVLLVSGGHCLLLLARDVDDFLLLGKNLDDAPGEAFDKTARSLKLKLLPDCEDLSGGRAIEMLATSGNPRAYDIPIVLAQAQNCDFSFSGLKASYKSKIEAEERRLNLAQHELITNVSDVCASFQYAVLHHLAKRVQRALIYCEMNDYLPQTGKQLVVSGGVASNMFIRGGLSKMCEAYDCQLVCPPPSLCTDNGIMIAWNGIEKLRLNREKYLSDVEMVEVEHRSPIGVDIRHDVESSCIKLKTVRLL; from the exons ATGTCGATTAGGATTTTACGGCCAGTTAAAAACAGTTTGACAATTTGTAGATTATGTAAAAACGCACATAGAACTACACTTAATGTAAGGGATAGTTCAGTCAAGTGTCGATGGCGGCGCTACTATACGGTCGAGTCGAATTCGCGGGCTGATGACGGCGGGCCGGTTTTGAAGGTTTTAGGGATTGAGACCAGTTGCGATGATACGGGTGCTGCAGTTGTAGATAGTCGAGGAAATATCTTAGGGGAATGCTTACATTCTCAGAACAAGGCGCACTTACA gCACGGCGGAATAATACCATCATTAGCCAAACGGTATCACCAAGTAAACATACACAGAGTGGTGCAAACAGCTTTACAGCAAGCAAAACTTGATTTAAAG GATGTCGATGCAATCGCCACGACAGTTAAACCTGGATTAACGTTATGCCTGCAAGTAGGTCTGGATTATACGAAATACCTCGTACAACAATCCAG ACGGCCGTTTCTACCGATACATCATATGGAGGCGCATGCGCTAACTGTTCGTCTGATCGATAA GGTTGAATTCCCGTTCCTCGTGTTGCTGGTCAGCGGTGGTCATTGTCTATTGTTGTTGGCACGTGATGTGGATGATTTCCTGTTGCTCGGCAAGAACTTGGACGACGCGCCAGGAGAAGCGTTTGATAAG ACAGCCAgaagtttgaaattaaaactgTTGCCTGACTGCGAGGATTTGAGTGGTGGTCGCGCAATCGAGATGCTAGCGACTAGTGGCAATCCGCGAGCGTACGATATACCGATCGTGTTGGCGCAGGCGCAGAACTGTGATTTCTCATTTTCCGGATTGAAGGCGTCGTATAAAAGTAAAATCGAGGCCGAGGAGAGGAGACTGA atttagcTCAACACGAATTGATTACGAATGTCAGTGACGTGTGCGCGTCGTTTCAATACGCCGTTCTACATCATTTAGCCAAACGCGTCCAGAGGGCGCTGATTTACTGCGAAATGAACGACTACCTTCCACAAACCGGCAAACAGTTG GTTGTATCGGGAGGCGTGGCCAGTAATATGTTTATTCGTGGAGGTTTGAGTAAGATGTGTGAGGCGTACGACTGTCAGTTAGTTTGTCCACCTCCGAGTCTCTGTACCGATAATGGAATCATGATAGCTTG GAATGGAATCGAAAAATTACGTTTGAATCGCGAAAAATACTTGTCTGATGTCGAAATGGTCGAAGTTGAACACAG ATCTCCGATAGGGGTCGACATCCGACACGATGTGGAATCATCGTGTATTAAACTCAAAACCGTCCGCTTGCTGTAG
- the LOC141912046 gene encoding uncharacterized protein LOC141912046: protein MSRLTRNKVRNPNRSSNQNDALSDDDSSSSSSSSSSSKADEADKSDDYSPGSASIASAESSSEVEEDIGDDESDDWFPSASSRRRRRGASGGANASLKTGDWIDVSEDDPGPREIAFTPRGPPGPDEMDGLNEDSPALEYFKLLFTDEIIDEIVDEINRYADEKIGACELPPRSRLQDWIPVTVREFHTFLGIIINMGIIRLPSVSMYWTYRWTESVPFFRDSMSSSRFLLLYQTMLQVCRSEPVVPGDPPRGAAAEAVDAHKITPFIDRVVTNYQRYYNPYRELLMSQVTIGYRGRIAYKQHCSKKPYKWGLVMRTVTCPHTGYLLNANLYCGRNDDQEIEAGLSAKGQAVLDIVKPFANRGHHVYCDYTYSSIPLALSLYDKKFHFTATIRLSSVGVPSELKYPTQMRPGDVYAYRNGDVLILNWYDKSIVSVISTLGKAHEKNLVIGRRKRTEKPVRRPSIITSEQPVNRPSVVLSEEPVSKPLVLSDEPVYKPLFYSEEPVNNSLVASTEESKPSVLWPEEPVHEPSVALSEEPKTSISWPEKPAVYEPLTEEPDRKPQVSSEGPIYEPSIASSEEPKPSVLSPEEPVYKPLVCPEEPDCKPQVALEEPVSNPSIVSSEEPVSYPSVVLPVIGRSEHSESPVYKPSVVCEYNKHISRGIYLREQLNRYYNNSRKSIVWWKKVFFWMVESCISNAFILKKLHSSSAGGNDRRLTLLKFRQELVEQLVPPPSDDGPRSKRGRPSQGPPVQRLDGRFHAINKRRQNKQCKVCSDRAKGERHTVSTYCETCRDQPALHAIGCFERYHTELNYR from the coding sequence ATGAGCCGTTTAACTAGAAACAAGGTACGAAATCCGAATCGTAGTTCAAATCAGAACGATGCATTATCGGATGAcgatagcagcagcagcagcagcagcagcagcagcagtaaagCTGATGAGGCTGATAAAAGTGATGACTACTCGCCCGGTAGTGCATCGATTGCGTCCGCTGAATCTTCATCTGAGGTGGAAGAAGATATAGGCGACGATGAATCGGACGATTGGTTTCCGTCCGCTAGTTCACGTCGTCGCCGCCGCGGCGCTAGTGGTGGTGCTAACGCTAGTTTGAAAACCGGCGACTGGATCGACGTTTCCGAGGACGATCCCGGACCGCGTGAAATTGCGTTCACGCCTCGAGGTCCACCGGGTCCCGATGAGATGGACGGTTTGAACGAGGACAGCCCGGCGCTCGagtatttcaaattactttttACCGACGAAATTATCGACGAAATCGTCGATGAAATAAACCGTTACGCCGATGAGAAAATAGGCGCGTGCGAACTACCGCCCAGATCTCGTCTGCAAGATTGGATTCCGGTCACTGTTCGGGAGTTCCACACGTTTTTAGGAATCATCATCAACATGGGAATAATCCGTCTGCCAAGCGTGTCGATGTATTGGACGTATCGATGGACGGAATCGGTTCCGTTTTTCCGCGACTCGATGAGCAGTAGCCGTTTTCTGTTGTTGTACCAGACAATGCTTCAAGTTTGTCGCAGCGAGCCCGTAGTTCCTGGCGATCCGCCCCGCGGAGCGGCGGCTGAAGCTGTCGACGCGCATAAGATAACGCCGTTCATCGACCGCGTCGTGACCAACTACCAGCGATACTACAATCCGTATCGTGAACTGTTAATGAGTCAAGTTACTATCGGTTACAGAGGGCGAATCGCTTATAAACAACATTGTTCGAAGAAACCGTATAAATGGGGTCTGGTGATGAGAACGGTGACCTGTCCACACACGGGTTATCTGTTAAACGCTAATCTCTACTGCGGCCGAAACGACGACCAGGAAATTGAAGCCGGTTTATCAGCGAAAGGACAAGCGGTTTTAGATATCGTGAAACCGTTCGCGAaccgtggacaccatgtttaCTGTGATTACACCTACAGTAGTATTCCACTAGCGCTCAGTTTATACGATAAGAAATTCCACTTTACGGCAACCATTCGCCTCAGTTCGGTCGGGGTCCCCAGTGAGTTGAAATATCCCACTCAGATGAGACCAGGCGATGTTTACGCGTATCGGAACGGGGACGTATTGATTTTGAACTGGTACGACAAGAGCATCGTTTCGGTAATTAGTACGCTCGGAAAGGCACATGAAAAAAACCTCGTGATTGGTCGCCGTAAACGGACGGAGAAACCCGTCAGGAGACCTTCGATCATCACGTCGGAGCAGCCCGTCAATAGACCGTCAGTCGTCTTGTCGGAAGAACCCGTCTCAAAGCCATTAGTCTTGTCGGATGAACCGGTTTATAAACCATTATTCTACTCTGAGGAACCCGTCAATAATTCACTTGTGGCCTCGACGGAGGAATCAAAACCATCCGTCCTCTGGCCGGAGGAACCCGTCCATGAGCCATCGGTCGCTTTGTCAGAGGAACCCAAAACATCGATCTCCTGGCCGGAGAAACCCGCCGTCTATGAACCATTAACGGAGGAACCCGATCGTAAACCGCAAGTCTCGTCAGAGGGACCCATCTATGAGCCGTCGATCGCCTCGTCGGAGGAACCCAAACCATCGGTCCTCTCCCCGGAGGAACCCGTCTATAAACCATTAGTATGCCCGGAGGAACCCGATTGTAAACCACAAGTCGCATTGGAGGAACCCGTCTCTAATCCATCAATCGTCTCGTCGGAGGAACCCGTCTCCTATCCATCGGTCGTCTTGCCAGTGATCGGCCGTAGTGAACACTCGGAGTCACCCGTTTATAAACCGTCTGTCGTCTGCGAATATAACAAACACATTTCGAGAGGAATTTATTTACGAGAACAGCTCAATCGATATTACAACAACAGCAGGAAATCGATTGTCTggtggaaaaaagtatttttctGGATGGTTGaaagttgtatttcaaacGCGTTCATCTTGAAGAAGCTTCACAGCAGCTCTGCGGGGGGTAATGACAGACGACTGACTCTGTTGAAATTCCGTCAAGAGCTCGTCGAACAACTCGTGCCGCCACCTAGCGACGATGGACCGCGATCGAAAAGAGGGCGACCTTCGCAAGGGCCACCGGTTCAGAGACTGGACGGAAGATTCCACGCGATCAATAAACGTCGTCAGAATAAACAGTGTAAAGTTTGCAGCGATCGAGCTAAAGGAGAGAGACATACAGTGTCTACTTACTGTGAGACATGTCGCGATCAACCAGCCTTACATGCCATAGGCTGCTTCGAGCGTTATCATACCGAACTGAATTACAGATAA
- the LOC141911976 gene encoding uncharacterized protein LOC141911976 → MQLFSLKIFLFCTFTDITTGLQCHHCGYYTRLPEELAHLWHLNPVTADCLTPHQHYMRPCFAGFRCAEAATSWRDAKMYERWCVPPVGCMSEARLQTLITSRFDSELRVERYRCCDENGCNNNTMDNVFHPYLEKSKIIPKIVSAMTSHGDGESPFHKLFDKTT, encoded by the exons ATGCAGTTGTTTTCTCTGAAGATTTTCCTGTTTTGTACATTTACCG ATATCACGACCGGTTTACAATGTCATCACTGCGGCTACTACACCAGACTGCCGGAAGAGTTGGCTCATCTGTGGCATCTGAATCCGGTAACTGCCGACTGTCTGACTCCTCATCAGCACTATATGAGGCCGTGTTTTGCTGGTTTTCGCTGCGCG GAAGCGGCGACTAGTTGGCGCGATGCCAAAATGTATGAACGATGGTGCGTGCCACCTGTCGGCTGTATGAGTGAAGCTCGATTGCAGACGCTTATAACGAGCAGATTCGACAGCGAGTTGAGAGTAGAAAGATACCGCTGTTGCGACGAGAACGGCTGCAATAACAACACTATGGACAACGTATTTCATCCGTATTTggaaaaatcgaaaataatcCCGAAAATCGTCTCGGCTATGACGTCACACGGTGATGGGGAATCCCCGTTCCATAAACTATTCGACAAAACAACATGA
- the LOC141911817 gene encoding cobalamin trafficking protein CblD-like isoform X3, protein MAAASRFTCQRRICGYMPSVRAVVRHFRAFSSYDERIPESRAVDVDTEQHNDSETVWPDKTLGPFGPQDRRFPLPGLVGTSSQLETAGKLSTNSVKPLPDILTEELPAERHAKVYDQFIQTVREAEEMEQILTEPSMSDVMECVVQDCPKLLKKDFADLFPDRDITSRPLTVITISQKSENDMSAWNEDIEMEREELLSTFITGANDICAALNEAGYWADFIDPSSGTPFLGAHTNATFFETDERYRNFGFEIEDLGCCKVIRHRLWGTNSYVGCIFTDAPIEHPAMQQIQNKKNWD, encoded by the exons ATGGCTGCCGCTTCACGA TTCACATGCCAGAGGCGGATCTGTGGATACATGCCGAGCGTACGCGCGGTCGTACGTCACTTCCGAGCGTTCAGTTCCTACGACGAACGAATCCCCGAATCACGAGCCGTCGACGTCGACACCGAACAACACAATG ATTCTGAGACGGTTTGGCCGGACAAAACGCTTGGTCCGTTCGGGCCTCAGGACAGACGGTTTCCGTTACCGGGGCTGGTCGGTACGAGCTCGCAATTAGAGACCGCCGGGAAACTGAGTACAAACAGCGTGAAACCTCTGCCCGATATTCTCACCGAGGAGCTGCCCGCTGAGAGACACGCTAAAGTCTACGATCAGTTCATACAAACAGTTAGAGAG GCTGAAGAAATGGAACAGATATTAACTGAACCATCAATGTCTGATGTGATGGAGTGCGTTGTGCAAGACTGTCCTAAACTACTCAAAAAAg ATTTTGCTGATTTATTTCCCGATCGAGATATAACCAGCCGACCGTTGACTGTAATTACGATCAGTCAGAAATCAGAGAACGATATGTCTGCTTGGAACGAAGACATCGAAATGGAGAGAGAGGAACTACTATCTACT ttTATAACTGGAGCCAATGATATTTGTGCGGCATTAAATGAAGCTGGTTATTGGGCTGATTTTATAGACCCCTCGTCCGGTACCCCG TTTCTCGGAGCTCACACTAACGCGACGTTTTTCGAAACGGACGAACGCTATCGTAATTTCGGATTCGAGATCGAGGATTTAGGCTGCTGTAAAGTGATACGTCATCGACTGTGGGGAACGAACTCTTACGTCGGTTGTATCTTCACCGATGCTCCCATTGAACACCCAGCCATGCAGCAAATACAGAACAAGAAAAACTGGGATTAG
- the LOC141911817 gene encoding cobalamin trafficking protein CblD-like isoform X1: protein MAAASRFTCQRRICGYMPSVRAVVRHFRAFSSYDERIPESRAVDVDTEQHNGSHRRRGYVLLRQDSETVWPDKTLGPFGPQDRRFPLPGLVGTSSQLETAGKLSTNSVKPLPDILTEELPAERHAKVYDQFIQTVREAEEMEQILTEPSMSDVMECVVQDCPKLLKKDFADLFPDRDITSRPLTVITISQKSENDMSAWNEDIEMEREELLSTFITGANDICAALNEAGYWADFIDPSSGTPFLGAHTNATFFETDERYRNFGFEIEDLGCCKVIRHRLWGTNSYVGCIFTDAPIEHPAMQQIQNKKNWD, encoded by the exons ATGGCTGCCGCTTCACGA TTCACATGCCAGAGGCGGATCTGTGGATACATGCCGAGCGTACGCGCGGTCGTACGTCACTTCCGAGCGTTCAGTTCCTACGACGAACGAATCCCCGAATCACGAGCCGTCGACGTCGACACCGAACAACACAATGGTAGTCATCGTCGCCGCGGTTACGTTTTATTACGTCAAG ATTCTGAGACGGTTTGGCCGGACAAAACGCTTGGTCCGTTCGGGCCTCAGGACAGACGGTTTCCGTTACCGGGGCTGGTCGGTACGAGCTCGCAATTAGAGACCGCCGGGAAACTGAGTACAAACAGCGTGAAACCTCTGCCCGATATTCTCACCGAGGAGCTGCCCGCTGAGAGACACGCTAAAGTCTACGATCAGTTCATACAAACAGTTAGAGAG GCTGAAGAAATGGAACAGATATTAACTGAACCATCAATGTCTGATGTGATGGAGTGCGTTGTGCAAGACTGTCCTAAACTACTCAAAAAAg ATTTTGCTGATTTATTTCCCGATCGAGATATAACCAGCCGACCGTTGACTGTAATTACGATCAGTCAGAAATCAGAGAACGATATGTCTGCTTGGAACGAAGACATCGAAATGGAGAGAGAGGAACTACTATCTACT ttTATAACTGGAGCCAATGATATTTGTGCGGCATTAAATGAAGCTGGTTATTGGGCTGATTTTATAGACCCCTCGTCCGGTACCCCG TTTCTCGGAGCTCACACTAACGCGACGTTTTTCGAAACGGACGAACGCTATCGTAATTTCGGATTCGAGATCGAGGATTTAGGCTGCTGTAAAGTGATACGTCATCGACTGTGGGGAACGAACTCTTACGTCGGTTGTATCTTCACCGATGCTCCCATTGAACACCCAGCCATGCAGCAAATACAGAACAAGAAAAACTGGGATTAG
- the LOC141911817 gene encoding cobalamin trafficking protein CblD-like isoform X2 — MAAASRFTCQRRICGYMPSVRAVVRHFRAFSSYDERIPESRAVDVDTEQHNGSHRRRDSETVWPDKTLGPFGPQDRRFPLPGLVGTSSQLETAGKLSTNSVKPLPDILTEELPAERHAKVYDQFIQTVREAEEMEQILTEPSMSDVMECVVQDCPKLLKKDFADLFPDRDITSRPLTVITISQKSENDMSAWNEDIEMEREELLSTFITGANDICAALNEAGYWADFIDPSSGTPFLGAHTNATFFETDERYRNFGFEIEDLGCCKVIRHRLWGTNSYVGCIFTDAPIEHPAMQQIQNKKNWD, encoded by the exons ATGGCTGCCGCTTCACGA TTCACATGCCAGAGGCGGATCTGTGGATACATGCCGAGCGTACGCGCGGTCGTACGTCACTTCCGAGCGTTCAGTTCCTACGACGAACGAATCCCCGAATCACGAGCCGTCGACGTCGACACCGAACAACACAATGGTAGTCATCGTCGCCGCG ATTCTGAGACGGTTTGGCCGGACAAAACGCTTGGTCCGTTCGGGCCTCAGGACAGACGGTTTCCGTTACCGGGGCTGGTCGGTACGAGCTCGCAATTAGAGACCGCCGGGAAACTGAGTACAAACAGCGTGAAACCTCTGCCCGATATTCTCACCGAGGAGCTGCCCGCTGAGAGACACGCTAAAGTCTACGATCAGTTCATACAAACAGTTAGAGAG GCTGAAGAAATGGAACAGATATTAACTGAACCATCAATGTCTGATGTGATGGAGTGCGTTGTGCAAGACTGTCCTAAACTACTCAAAAAAg ATTTTGCTGATTTATTTCCCGATCGAGATATAACCAGCCGACCGTTGACTGTAATTACGATCAGTCAGAAATCAGAGAACGATATGTCTGCTTGGAACGAAGACATCGAAATGGAGAGAGAGGAACTACTATCTACT ttTATAACTGGAGCCAATGATATTTGTGCGGCATTAAATGAAGCTGGTTATTGGGCTGATTTTATAGACCCCTCGTCCGGTACCCCG TTTCTCGGAGCTCACACTAACGCGACGTTTTTCGAAACGGACGAACGCTATCGTAATTTCGGATTCGAGATCGAGGATTTAGGCTGCTGTAAAGTGATACGTCATCGACTGTGGGGAACGAACTCTTACGTCGGTTGTATCTTCACCGATGCTCCCATTGAACACCCAGCCATGCAGCAAATACAGAACAAGAAAAACTGGGATTAG